GAAAAACGTTAACGATTGACGATACAATGAAATTCAATAGTTTATTTTCCCAAATGCCGTCATTCGCTGTAAGATATAATAATAACCCTAAAATAACACCAAAAATTAAGGTTCCAATTAAAGCAAGCATTGTCATATAGAATGTTTCACCCATTGCAAATAATAGATCCATCCAGTCAACGTTCGGAAATGGATTAGTTAGCATTATTTTTCACCTCCACTTCAACAGATGTAGAAGTAATAAATCTTAGTGCTTCTTCTATTACTTCTTCTTCACCTATTACATTCACAAATAAGGTACCGTAAGCCCCTGCCTGCGTTTGCTTAACGTTACCGTGCAAGATATTTACTTCCACATCAAACCTTTTAGCAACTTGACTTATAACAGCTTGATTTGCTGTTTCACCAACAAAGTGTAAACGTAAAACCTTTCCTTTTGTAACAGACTTTATTAATGTTTCTTCTGTAACTTCATCATCCGGTTTCCCCATAACTTGTTCAACAAATTTCTTCGTAACACCCTGTTTCGGATGCGAGAAAACCTCTACTACATCACCTTGTTCAACAATTCTACCTTCTTCCATTACTGCAACACGATGACAAATCTTTTGGATAACGTGCATTTCATGTGTAATAAGGATAATAGTTAAACCAAGTTTTTGATTAATATCTACTAATAAAGAAAGAATAGAGTCTGTTGTTTCTGGATCAAGTGCTGAGGTTGCTTCATCACACAAAAGTACTTTTGGATTGTTAGCTAGAGCTCTTGCTATGCCAACACGTTGCTTTTGACCACCGCTCAATTGCGATGGGAATGCATCTTCTCTGCCTGTCAAACCAACAAGTCCAATTAATTCATCAACACGCTTATAACGCTCTTGCCTTGATAAACCAGCTATTTCTAGTGGTAAGGCAATATTATCTCGAACTGTTCTTGACCATAACAAATTAAAATGTTGAAAAATCATTCCAATTTCTTGACGTGAAAGTCTTAATTCATTTTTAGATAATGACGTTATTTTTTGATTGTCAATAATTATATCGCCAGTTGATGGTTCCTCCAGTCGATTTATTAAACGGATAAAGGTACTTTTACCAGCTCCGCTATATCCAATTACACCAAATATTTCGCCTTTATCTATATTTAAACTTAAATCATCTACTGCTTGAATAGTTGAAGATTTGGTTTTATAAACTTTTGACAAGTGTTGAATTGATATCATACTATTCCTTCTTTCTACACAAATTAAAAAACACGACTTTCTGTTCAAGAGAACAGAAAGACGCGTTTTTGGCTGGCGAATATAACTTTCCTGTTCTCTCATCTGCCAAAGCAATTGCTCTGCAGGAATTGGCACCTTTTTAAACACAAATAAATGTTTAACGGTTGCCGGGTTTCATCGGGCCAGTCCCTCCACCTCTCTTGATAAGAGATAATGTATGTAATTATTTTAACTAAATGTAATTTTAGCATATGCTAATAATCAATGTCAACATATTTTAACGCCATAAAATGTGTTAGAATAATAGCAATATTCTATTAAAAGGATGATTTAAATGTTAGCACCAAATTTTGTATTACCCTATTTAAATAAAGAAGGTAATTATCATTTACACGATGACCTTGGCAGTATCATTATTCTTACTTTTTGGGCTTCATGGTGCCTAGATTGTAGCATCGACTTACCAAAGAAGGAACAACTTTACCGATCACTAGACAATCCAAAAGTGAAAATGTTGACTATTAATGTTACAGGTAGAGAACGCGATCAATCAGCAGCTGTAGATTTCACTAAAGAATTTTTGGAACAGCCAACTTTAATGGATAAAGGAACAGAAATATATAACTTATATCAATGTCAGGGTGTTCCAACTACTGTATTAATTGATTCAACCGGAACTATTTATAAACAATTTAATGATAAAGCCAATTTCTTAGATATCGTTACAGCAGTAGGTAATATCATGCCTAAATGATAGGTTCAGCGATTTGAATGTAATAAATTATTTAACTTACCTAACGATTCGAACGAGTATATTTTACTCGGCTCTCCATTATTGGTCATCAATAGACAAGGAACACTTTCTATTCTTTCTTGTTGCATCACCTCAGGAAATAAACCTGCATTTAGCTCATAAAATATAACAGCTCCATTTGAAGCTTCTTCAATTTCTTCTAGTATCCTTCTCGCTAAATGGCACGTTCCACAAAAAGGGGTATAAATAAAAATCATTTTATCTGGTTGCACTACTGTACGTATTGTTTCACGCGTTATTGGTATCATATTTCCCACCTTACATAAGATAACTAGGGTTTACAGTAATTCCTCTACTTAATAATGCTGTCGCTAGTTCTAATTCTGGGGTTGCTGCAACTTCTCTAAAAGTCTTGTCAATAAAAATGTG
The nucleotide sequence above comes from Paraliobacillus zengyii. Encoded proteins:
- a CDS encoding methionine ABC transporter ATP-binding protein; this translates as MISIQHLSKVYKTKSSTIQAVDDLSLNIDKGEIFGVIGYSGAGKSTFIRLINRLEEPSTGDIIIDNQKITSLSKNELRLSRQEIGMIFQHFNLLWSRTVRDNIALPLEIAGLSRQERYKRVDELIGLVGLTGREDAFPSQLSGGQKQRVGIARALANNPKVLLCDEATSALDPETTDSILSLLVDINQKLGLTIILITHEMHVIQKICHRVAVMEEGRIVEQGDVVEVFSHPKQGVTKKFVEQVMGKPDDEVTEETLIKSVTKGKVLRLHFVGETANQAVISQVAKRFDVEVNILHGNVKQTQAGAYGTLFVNVIGEEEVIEEALRFITSTSVEVEVKNNAN
- a CDS encoding TlpA disulfide reductase family protein, with amino-acid sequence MLAPNFVLPYLNKEGNYHLHDDLGSIIILTFWASWCLDCSIDLPKKEQLYRSLDNPKVKMLTINVTGRERDQSAAVDFTKEFLEQPTLMDKGTEIYNLYQCQGVPTTVLIDSTGTIYKQFNDKANFLDIVTAVGNIMPK
- a CDS encoding thioredoxin family protein, whose translation is MIPITRETIRTVVQPDKMIFIYTPFCGTCHLARRILEEIEEASNGAVIFYELNAGLFPEVMQQERIESVPCLLMTNNGEPSKIYSFESLGKLNNLLHSNR